The proteins below are encoded in one region of Micromonospora yangpuensis:
- the murJ gene encoding murein biosynthesis integral membrane protein MurJ yields MSGGLYRSANSAQGGWPPPDDGATFISAEPLNQPGVEATAPPPEVVAETSAAANSAVMALGSLVSRGTGFIRNLMIGAALGNLVGNVYTTSIFLPNQVYEFLLGGVLTSVLIPVLVRRSKSDPDRGEAYAQRLLTLAVLALASAVLIAVLAAPVLTSLYAGGKDQDYTGLVTKLSYLMLPMLFFTGLSALIAAVLNTRGHFAAPMWAPILNNLVVIGVFGLYIVVYGAQAQSPGDLGWGQILLVGGGTLFGVAVQAMGLLPALRKVGFRWKARFDFRQLGLAELAKLGAWMFCYVAVNQLGLFVVVNLLTRAADEDSAGLLIYNNVFLLMMMAHGIIAVSIITALMPRMSAAAADGRFHDLTADLSRGTRMVTAVLAPIAVCYAVLAAPISVVVFRYGAFTGDNAVATSTVLLVAAVGLVPFAISQLFTFAFYALPDTRTPALVNIPVVVLRVLLQVGLFVAFSATFAAAGMMLGNAVSYVAAAVLSAMLLRPRVGRIGLGDIMRTMGKVVVAAVGAALVGLLVVSLLPGDRAELSWLAAAAQLAIGGAVIGGTYLGLAMLLRIGEITEVVGMVRRKLGR; encoded by the coding sequence ATGAGCGGCGGGCTCTACCGCAGCGCGAACTCCGCGCAGGGTGGCTGGCCGCCGCCGGACGACGGCGCGACCTTCATCTCCGCCGAGCCGTTGAACCAGCCCGGGGTGGAGGCGACCGCGCCGCCGCCGGAGGTGGTCGCCGAGACCAGCGCCGCCGCCAACAGCGCGGTGATGGCGCTGGGCAGCCTGGTCAGCCGGGGTACCGGCTTCATCCGGAACCTGATGATCGGCGCCGCGCTGGGCAACCTGGTAGGCAACGTCTACACCACGTCGATCTTCCTGCCCAACCAGGTGTACGAGTTCCTCCTCGGTGGCGTACTGACCAGCGTGCTGATCCCGGTGCTGGTCCGGCGCAGCAAGTCCGACCCGGACCGGGGCGAGGCGTACGCCCAGCGGCTGCTCACCCTGGCGGTGCTCGCCCTGGCCAGCGCGGTCCTCATCGCGGTCCTCGCGGCACCGGTGCTGACCAGCCTGTACGCCGGCGGCAAGGACCAGGACTACACCGGCCTGGTCACCAAGCTGTCGTACCTGATGTTGCCGATGTTGTTCTTCACCGGGTTGAGCGCGCTGATCGCCGCGGTGCTGAACACCCGGGGGCACTTCGCCGCGCCGATGTGGGCGCCGATCCTCAACAACCTGGTGGTCATCGGGGTCTTCGGCCTCTACATCGTGGTCTACGGCGCGCAGGCGCAGAGCCCCGGTGACCTGGGCTGGGGGCAGATCCTGCTGGTCGGCGGCGGCACCCTGTTCGGGGTGGCGGTGCAGGCGATGGGCCTGTTGCCGGCGCTGCGCAAGGTCGGCTTCCGGTGGAAGGCCCGGTTCGACTTCCGTCAGCTGGGCCTCGCCGAGCTGGCCAAGCTCGGCGCGTGGATGTTCTGCTACGTCGCGGTCAACCAGCTCGGCCTCTTCGTGGTGGTCAACCTGCTCACCCGGGCCGCCGACGAGGACAGCGCCGGTCTGCTGATCTACAACAACGTCTTCCTGCTGATGATGATGGCGCACGGCATCATCGCCGTGTCGATCATCACCGCGCTGATGCCCCGGATGAGCGCCGCCGCCGCCGACGGCCGTTTCCACGACCTCACCGCCGACCTGTCCCGGGGTACCCGGATGGTCACCGCGGTGCTCGCCCCGATCGCGGTCTGTTACGCGGTGCTGGCCGCGCCGATCTCGGTGGTGGTCTTCCGGTACGGCGCGTTCACCGGCGACAACGCGGTGGCCACCTCGACCGTGCTGCTGGTGGCGGCGGTCGGGCTGGTCCCCTTCGCGATCAGCCAGCTCTTCACCTTCGCCTTCTACGCCCTGCCGGACACCCGGACCCCGGCGCTGGTGAACATCCCGGTGGTGGTGCTGCGGGTGCTGCTGCAGGTCGGGCTCTTCGTGGCCTTCTCGGCCACCTTCGCGGCGGCCGGCATGATGCTCGGCAACGCGGTGTCGTACGTGGCGGCGGCGGTGCTCTCCGCGATGCTGCTGCGCCCCCGGGTGGGCCGGATCGGGCTCGGCGACATCATGCGAACCATGGGCAAGGTGGTCGTCGCCGCCGTCGGCGCGGCCCTGGTCGGTCTGCTGGTGGTCAGCCTGCTCCCCGGTGACCGGGCGGAGCTGAGCTGGCTGGCGGCGGCGGCGCAGCTCGCGATCGGCGGCGCGGTGATCGGCGGGACGTACCTCGGTCTGGCGATGCTGCTGCGGATCGGGGAGATCACCGAGGTGGTCGGCATGGTCCGCCGGAAGCTCGGTCGCTGA
- a CDS encoding protein kinase family protein — protein MPSSAGPSIDTITEGGRVTQVGEGQDTAESAPPVATFGAPTAGEILAERYELVEHINNDSAGRLVWRGVDVILRRPVAVVLRYPGGDSATEMLQAAVAASRVIHPNLVGVYDAIDEADRAYVVREWVDGQSLRELVAHGPLDPARATAIGNAVASAMAAVHATGMVHGNVHPGTVMISDDGRVVLADARTDGGDSQENDIRAIGGVLYFALTGHWPHAEVPLRGATAGHGRAAIGDAVRDASGTLAAPRQVRAGVPAYLDDLTMDLLDPAIEPPSSDVLAAELARLDIPGEEQFLEPTGPLRFAADTGEEPSPLAAAGGRKVAVGIAGVLTVALVAILVGISVWGGDEQQDPENTPAALPSASAPVAEDTTPPAAQVRKLDIAGARVIDPDSRDRLGLDGVEKAYDGDQDEGWATQTYRGAPNFGGYKRGMGVWIDLGTERTVKSVQVNLSAVGVSAQLLSGTIDAPSTNAGDDRIIKEYAKAPIGQPFEDHDGTTMTFNGFDADAKYRYLLFWITELPPTDGGFKVGVQEITVQGS, from the coding sequence ATGCCCAGCAGCGCGGGTCCATCGATCGACACGATCACCGAGGGAGGACGGGTGACCCAGGTCGGCGAGGGTCAGGATACGGCGGAGAGCGCACCGCCGGTCGCCACCTTCGGTGCTCCCACAGCCGGTGAGATTCTCGCCGAGCGGTACGAGCTGGTCGAGCACATCAACAACGACAGTGCGGGCCGGCTGGTCTGGCGCGGGGTCGACGTCATCCTGCGCCGGCCGGTCGCGGTCGTGCTGCGCTACCCCGGCGGCGACTCGGCCACCGAGATGCTGCAGGCCGCCGTCGCCGCCAGCCGGGTCATCCACCCCAACCTGGTAGGCGTCTACGACGCCATCGACGAGGCCGACCGGGCGTACGTGGTCCGCGAGTGGGTGGACGGCCAGTCGCTGCGGGAGCTGGTGGCCCACGGGCCGCTGGACCCGGCGCGGGCCACCGCCATCGGCAACGCCGTGGCCAGTGCGATGGCCGCGGTGCACGCCACCGGCATGGTGCACGGCAACGTGCACCCCGGCACCGTCATGATCAGCGATGACGGCCGGGTGGTGCTGGCGGACGCGCGCACCGACGGCGGGGACAGCCAGGAGAACGACATCCGGGCCATCGGCGGGGTGCTCTACTTCGCCCTGACCGGCCACTGGCCGCACGCCGAGGTTCCGCTGCGGGGTGCCACCGCCGGGCACGGCCGGGCCGCCATCGGCGACGCGGTGCGCGACGCCAGCGGCACGCTCGCCGCGCCACGGCAGGTCCGGGCCGGCGTGCCGGCGTACCTCGACGACCTGACCATGGACCTGCTCGACCCGGCGATCGAGCCGCCCTCGTCGGACGTGCTCGCCGCCGAACTGGCCCGTCTGGACATCCCCGGCGAGGAGCAGTTCCTGGAGCCGACCGGGCCGCTGCGCTTCGCCGCCGACACCGGCGAGGAGCCCTCACCGCTGGCCGCCGCCGGTGGCCGCAAGGTCGCCGTCGGCATCGCCGGCGTGCTCACCGTCGCCCTGGTGGCGATCCTCGTCGGCATCAGCGTCTGGGGCGGTGACGAGCAGCAGGACCCGGAGAACACCCCGGCGGCCCTGCCCTCGGCAAGCGCCCCGGTGGCCGAGGACACCACCCCGCCGGCGGCCCAGGTCCGCAAGCTCGACATCGCCGGCGCCCGGGTCATCGACCCGGACAGCCGGGACCGGCTCGGGCTCGACGGCGTCGAGAAGGCGTACGACGGCGACCAGGACGAGGGCTGGGCCACCCAGACCTATCGCGGGGCACCGAACTTCGGCGGCTACAAGCGCGGCATGGGTGTCTGGATCGACCTCGGCACCGAGCGCACCGTCAAGTCGGTCCAGGTCAACCTCTCCGCCGTCGGCGTCTCCGCCCAACTGCTCTCCGGCACGATCGACGCGCCGTCGACGAACGCCGGCGACGACCGGATCATCAAGGAGTACGCCAAGGCCCCGATCGGGCAGCCGTTCGAGGACCACGACGGCACCACGATGACCTTCAACGGCTTCGACGCCGACGCCAAGTACCGCTACCTGCTGTTCTGGATCACCGAGCTGCCCCCCACCGACGGCGGCTTCAAGGTCGGCGTCCAGGAGATCACGGTCCAGGGGTCGTGA
- the sigM gene encoding RNA polymerase sigma factor SigM has protein sequence MAGGERTSGPATNVTGPVTTGPPPVQAPAVPEVSDLDLLHAHVAGDRHAFTELFQRHRDRLWAVAVRTAGDREEAADALQDAMLSAHRAAAGFRGDSAVTTWLHRIVVNACLDRIRRRKAHPTVPLPDGFRPDEDGRVTGGVEPVAPAPDHDTALVVRQALAELPVEQRAALVLVDVQGYPVAEVARILGVAEGTVKSRCARGRARLAVRLGHLRPTSGGARQTAESARQTAESARETAGSGRPTSGSGATTGPVGVPPVTPGNRRAVDGVGSASGRSRRDPMREES, from the coding sequence ATGGCCGGCGGCGAGCGGACCTCCGGGCCGGCGACGAACGTCACCGGCCCGGTGACCACCGGCCCGCCACCGGTCCAGGCCCCGGCGGTACCGGAGGTCTCCGACCTCGACCTGCTGCACGCCCACGTCGCCGGCGACCGGCACGCCTTCACCGAGCTGTTCCAGCGGCACCGTGACCGGCTCTGGGCGGTGGCGGTGCGTACCGCCGGTGACCGGGAGGAGGCCGCCGACGCGTTGCAGGACGCGATGCTGTCGGCCCACCGCGCGGCGGCCGGGTTCCGGGGCGACTCGGCCGTGACGACCTGGCTGCACCGGATCGTGGTGAACGCCTGCCTGGACCGGATCCGGCGCCGCAAGGCCCATCCCACGGTGCCGCTGCCGGACGGGTTCCGTCCGGACGAGGACGGCCGGGTTACCGGCGGCGTCGAGCCGGTCGCTCCCGCGCCGGACCACGACACCGCGTTGGTGGTCCGCCAGGCGCTGGCCGAGTTGCCGGTGGAGCAACGCGCCGCGCTCGTCCTGGTCGACGTGCAGGGCTACCCGGTCGCCGAGGTGGCCCGGATCCTCGGCGTGGCCGAGGGCACGGTCAAGAGCCGGTGTGCCCGGGGGCGGGCCCGGCTGGCGGTACGGCTCGGACACCTGCGACCCACCTCGGGCGGCGCCCGCCAGACCGCGGAGAGCGCCCGCCAGACCGCGGAGAGCGCCCGTGAGACGGCAGGCAGCGGCCGCCCCACCTCGGGCAGTGGTGCCACCACTGGCCCGGTCGGCGTGCCACCGGTCACGCCAGGGAACCGTCGAGCCGTGGACGGCGTCGGATCGGCGTCGGGGCGTTCCCGACGCGACCCCATGCGGGAGGAATCGTGA
- the trxB gene encoding thioredoxin-disulfide reductase, whose protein sequence is MEEVRNLIIIGSGPAGYTAAVYAARANLNPLVIEGSQSGGALMTTTEVENFPGFADGILGPELMDNMRKQAERFGAEFLTDDVTRVELVDTGTPGSDAASTVWVGESTYRARAVILTTGSAWRPLGVPGEQEYLGHGVSSCATCDGFFFRNQNIIVVGGGDSAMEEASFLTRFAESVTIVHRRDSFRASKIMAERALSNEKIKVEWNSVVEEILGADGKVTGARIRNAHTGESKVLDVTGVFVAIGHDPRSELFRGQVELDDEGYVKVDAPGTRTNVPGVFAAGDLVDHTYRQAITAAGTGCAAALDAERFIATLS, encoded by the coding sequence GTGGAAGAGGTCCGAAACCTCATCATCATCGGCTCCGGGCCAGCCGGTTACACGGCGGCGGTCTACGCCGCCCGCGCCAACCTCAATCCTCTGGTCATCGAGGGCTCGCAGTCCGGCGGCGCGCTGATGACCACCACCGAGGTGGAGAACTTCCCCGGCTTCGCCGACGGCATCCTCGGCCCCGAGCTGATGGACAACATGCGCAAGCAGGCCGAGCGGTTCGGTGCGGAGTTCCTCACCGACGACGTGACCCGGGTCGAGCTGGTCGACACCGGCACCCCGGGCTCCGACGCGGCCAGCACGGTCTGGGTGGGCGAGAGCACGTACCGGGCCCGCGCTGTCATCCTCACCACCGGTTCCGCCTGGCGGCCCCTCGGCGTGCCGGGCGAGCAGGAGTACCTCGGCCACGGCGTGTCGTCCTGTGCCACCTGTGACGGCTTCTTCTTCCGCAACCAGAACATCATCGTCGTCGGTGGTGGTGACTCGGCGATGGAGGAGGCCAGCTTCCTGACCCGGTTCGCCGAGTCGGTCACCATCGTGCACCGGCGTGACTCGTTCCGGGCCAGCAAGATCATGGCCGAGCGGGCGTTGAGCAACGAGAAGATCAAGGTGGAGTGGAACTCGGTGGTCGAGGAGATCCTCGGCGCCGACGGCAAGGTGACCGGGGCCCGCATCCGCAACGCGCACACCGGCGAGAGCAAGGTGCTGGACGTGACGGGGGTCTTCGTGGCCATCGGCCACGACCCGCGCAGCGAACTCTTCCGTGGTCAGGTGGAGCTCGACGACGAGGGGTACGTGAAGGTCGACGCCCCCGGCACCCGCACCAACGTGCCAGGCGTCTTCGCCGCCGGTGACCTGGTCGACCACACCTACCGACAGGCGATCACCGCCGCCGGCACGGGCTGCGCCGCCGCCCTCGACGCCGAGCGCTTCATCGCCACCCTGAGCTGA
- the trxA gene encoding thioredoxin: MGTTKAVTDASFASDVLKSDKPVLVDFWAEWCGPCRKVSPLLEEIAGEMADQVTIVKLNIDENPETARAYRVMSVPTLTVFKGGEPVQSIAGAKPKGELVRLIQSAL; encoded by the coding sequence GTGGGAACGACCAAGGCGGTCACCGACGCCAGTTTCGCCAGTGACGTGCTGAAGTCCGACAAGCCGGTACTTGTGGACTTCTGGGCCGAGTGGTGCGGGCCGTGCCGGAAGGTCTCGCCGCTGCTGGAGGAGATCGCGGGCGAGATGGCCGACCAGGTCACCATCGTCAAGCTCAACATCGACGAGAACCCGGAGACCGCACGGGCCTACCGGGTGATGTCGGTGCCGACCCTCACCGTCTTCAAGGGCGGCGAGCCGGTCCAGTCGATCGCCGGGGCCAAGCCCAAGGGCGAACTGGTCAGGCTGATCCAGTCCGCGCTCTGA
- a CDS encoding N-acetylmuramoyl-L-alanine amidase, with translation MRPIRPGDRGAAVREIRSVLTGLDLLAPSDGRNCDEFDLDTERAVRAFQQSRGLSVDGRIGEETWRALDAARWRLGARTLYHAVPEPLTGEDVRSLQERLLEMGYDAGRADAIYGLRTARAVAQFQREVGLKPDGSCGPHTMGALRRLGRKVVGGRPQWLRESDAIRQSGPTLVGRTVVIDPGHGGTDPGVVVPDGPLRWTEADLVHDLASRLEGRLAASGVRVQLTRGPAPLACLPDTDRVQLANSLGADVFISLHTDRHVNPVAEGVATYHYGTDNGVTSATGERLAGLVQREIVARTGLRDCRTHAKAWDLLRLTRMPAVRVEVGYLTSPTDRSRLVDSRFRDRVAEAIVAAVQRMYLPIERDVPTGSIDVSELRAVIAAGTAAR, from the coding sequence GTGCGTCCGATCCGACCCGGTGACCGGGGAGCCGCGGTGCGGGAGATCCGGTCCGTGCTGACCGGGCTCGACCTGCTCGCCCCCTCCGACGGGCGCAACTGCGACGAGTTCGACCTCGACACCGAGCGCGCGGTGCGGGCCTTCCAGCAGTCCCGGGGGCTCAGCGTCGACGGGCGGATCGGCGAGGAGACCTGGCGGGCGTTGGACGCGGCGCGCTGGCGACTCGGTGCCCGTACCCTCTATCACGCCGTTCCCGAGCCGTTGACCGGCGAGGACGTCCGCTCCCTGCAGGAGCGTCTGCTGGAGATGGGTTACGACGCGGGCCGCGCGGACGCCATCTACGGGCTGCGCACCGCCCGCGCGGTGGCCCAGTTCCAGCGCGAGGTGGGGCTGAAACCGGACGGATCGTGCGGGCCGCACACCATGGGCGCGCTGCGCAGACTGGGCCGCAAGGTGGTCGGTGGTCGGCCGCAGTGGTTGCGCGAGTCCGACGCCATCCGGCAGTCCGGTCCCACCCTGGTCGGCCGGACCGTCGTCATCGACCCGGGGCACGGCGGTACGGACCCCGGCGTGGTGGTGCCGGACGGCCCGTTGCGCTGGACCGAGGCCGACCTCGTGCACGATCTCGCCAGCCGGCTGGAGGGCCGGCTCGCCGCCTCCGGGGTACGGGTGCAGCTGACCCGGGGGCCGGCTCCGCTGGCCTGCCTGCCGGACACCGACCGGGTGCAACTGGCCAACTCCCTCGGTGCGGACGTCTTCATCTCGTTGCACACCGACCGGCACGTCAACCCGGTGGCCGAGGGGGTGGCCACCTACCACTACGGCACCGACAACGGCGTGACCTCGGCGACCGGGGAACGCCTCGCCGGCCTGGTGCAGCGGGAGATCGTGGCCCGTACCGGTCTGCGGGACTGCCGGACCCACGCCAAGGCCTGGGACCTGCTGCGGTTGACCCGGATGCCGGCGGTACGCGTCGAGGTCGGCTACCTGACCTCCCCGACCGACCGGAGCCGACTGGTCGACAGCCGCTTCCGGGACCGGGTCGCCGAGGCGATCGTGGCCGCCGTACAGCGGATGTACCTGCCGATCGAACGGGACGTACCGACCGGCTCGATCGACGTCAGCGAGCTGCGCGCGGTCATCGCCGCCGGTACGGCGGCGCGCTGA
- a CDS encoding GNAT family N-acetyltransferase encodes MSRRLVSLTLDTLEDLPTPCRQCVHWELDPVSADRARAAGDPGLEKEAWVSQTLLEWGSCGKLVYVDGMPAGFVMYAPPAYVPRSMAFPTSPVSADAALLMTAHVVAAFAGGGLGRMLVQGVARDLTKRGIKAIEAFGDAKFGDDDGDRGGGCLAPADFFLSVGFKTVRPHPRYPRLRLELRTALSWKSDVEYALEKLLGSMSPETLLRPVRPAPATRSTPN; translated from the coding sequence ATGTCGCGACGTCTGGTCAGCTTGACCCTCGACACCCTGGAGGACCTGCCCACGCCGTGCCGGCAGTGCGTCCACTGGGAGCTCGACCCGGTTTCCGCCGATCGGGCCCGCGCGGCCGGTGACCCGGGGCTGGAGAAGGAGGCCTGGGTCTCGCAGACCCTGCTGGAGTGGGGCTCCTGCGGAAAGCTCGTCTACGTCGACGGGATGCCCGCCGGTTTCGTGATGTACGCGCCCCCGGCCTACGTGCCGCGGTCGATGGCGTTCCCCACCTCCCCGGTCTCGGCCGACGCGGCGTTGCTGATGACCGCGCACGTGGTGGCCGCCTTCGCCGGCGGCGGGCTGGGCCGGATGCTGGTGCAGGGCGTCGCCCGTGACCTGACCAAGCGGGGGATCAAGGCCATCGAGGCGTTCGGTGACGCGAAGTTCGGTGACGACGACGGCGACCGGGGCGGTGGCTGCCTGGCTCCGGCGGACTTCTTCCTCTCGGTGGGCTTCAAGACGGTCCGGCCGCACCCGCGCTATCCGCGCCTGCGGCTGGAGTTGCGCACCGCGCTGAGCTGGAAGTCCGACGTCGAGTACGCGCTGGAGAAACTGCTCGGCTCGATGAGCCCGGAGACGCTCCTGCGCCCGGTACGTCCGGCGCCGGCCACCCGCTCCACCCCGAACTGA
- a CDS encoding PLP-dependent aminotransferase family protein: MTGTTLDDYTDRYARRVRGMTASEIRALFAVASRPEVVSLAGGAPYIAALPLDAVGEMLGKLGSEHGTTTLQYGIGQGTLELRERICEVMSLSGIDAACGASPDDVVVTVGGQQALDLVARLFLDPGDVVLAEGPTYVGALGVFQAAQAQVVHVPMDGDGLVPEALEAAIAELARAGRRVKFLYTIPTYQNPAGVTLSDERRERVLDICERAGLLVVEDDPYGQLGFEGDAPRPLRARRREGVFYLSTFSKTFAPGLRVGWILAPHAVRDKLVIASEAQILCPSGYAQAAVTTYLATMPWREQLKVYREVYRERRDALLTSLADLMPAGTTWTRPAGGLFVWATLPEGLDAKAMMPRAIAARVAYVPGTGFYADGSGTGNMRLNFSFPSPERIREGVRRLASVMEQDIAMRRVFGTVGDAGPRRRQAGADTPGPDLA; encoded by the coding sequence ATGACCGGCACGACGCTCGACGACTACACCGACCGGTACGCCCGGCGGGTCCGGGGCATGACCGCCTCGGAGATCCGGGCACTCTTCGCGGTGGCCAGCCGGCCCGAGGTGGTTTCCCTGGCCGGCGGCGCCCCCTACATCGCCGCGCTGCCGTTGGACGCGGTCGGCGAGATGCTCGGCAAGCTCGGCTCGGAACACGGCACCACCACCCTGCAGTACGGCATCGGCCAGGGCACCCTGGAGCTGCGGGAGCGGATCTGCGAGGTGATGTCGCTCTCCGGCATCGACGCCGCCTGTGGCGCCTCCCCGGACGACGTGGTGGTGACCGTCGGCGGGCAACAGGCCCTCGACCTGGTGGCCCGGCTCTTCCTCGACCCGGGTGACGTGGTGCTCGCCGAGGGGCCGACCTACGTCGGCGCACTCGGGGTGTTCCAGGCTGCCCAGGCCCAGGTGGTGCACGTGCCGATGGACGGCGACGGGCTGGTCCCGGAGGCGCTGGAGGCGGCCATCGCCGAGCTGGCCCGCGCCGGCCGGCGGGTCAAGTTCCTCTACACCATCCCGACGTACCAGAACCCGGCCGGCGTGACGCTCAGCGACGAGCGCCGGGAACGGGTGCTCGACATCTGTGAGCGGGCCGGGCTGCTGGTGGTGGAGGACGACCCGTACGGGCAGCTGGGTTTCGAGGGGGACGCGCCGCGGCCGTTGCGGGCCCGCCGCCGCGAGGGGGTCTTCTACCTCAGCACCTTCTCCAAGACCTTCGCCCCGGGTCTGCGGGTGGGCTGGATCCTGGCCCCGCACGCGGTGCGGGACAAGCTGGTGATCGCCAGCGAGGCGCAGATCCTCTGCCCCAGTGGGTACGCGCAGGCGGCGGTGACCACCTACCTGGCCACGATGCCCTGGCGGGAACAGCTCAAGGTCTACCGGGAGGTCTACCGGGAGCGGCGGGACGCCCTGCTGACCTCGCTGGCCGACCTGATGCCGGCGGGCACGACCTGGACCCGACCGGCTGGTGGGCTCTTCGTCTGGGCGACCCTGCCGGAGGGGCTCGACGCCAAGGCCATGATGCCCCGGGCCATCGCCGCGCGGGTGGCCTACGTGCCGGGCACCGGTTTCTACGCCGACGGCAGCGGCACCGGCAACATGCGGCTCAACTTCTCCTTCCCGTCGCCGGAACGGATCCGGGAGGGGGTCCGCCGGCTCGCCTCGGTGATGGAGCAGGACATCGCGATGCGCCGGGTCTTCGGCACGGTCGGCGACGCCGGTCCGCGCCGGAGGCAGGCCGGCGCGGACACCCCCGGCCCCGACTTGGCATGA
- a CDS encoding D-alanine--D-alanine ligase family protein: protein MGATSAERSAATAATTALTERTAADLHVLVLAGGLSYERDVSLRSGRRVLDALRAVGVQAELRDADVALLPALTADPPDAVVIALHGATGEDGSLRGVLDLCGIPYVGCDARAARLAWDKPSAKAVLREAGIPTPDWVALPHDRFSELGAVAVLDRIVDRLGLPLMVKPAQGGSGLGAAVVRDSASLPAAMVGCFAYDSTALVERYVAGMDVAVSVVDLGDGPQALPPVEIVPRNGVYDYAARYTAGRTTWHAPARLDPEVARTVADVALAAHNALGLRDLSRVDLIVDAKGQPHLLEVNVSPGMTETSLLPLAVQAGGLDFGRVLGSLVTRAANRT from the coding sequence ATGGGTGCCACCTCTGCCGAACGGTCCGCTGCGACCGCCGCCACCACCGCCTTGACCGAGCGCACCGCCGCCGACCTGCACGTGCTGGTCCTGGCCGGTGGCCTCTCCTACGAACGCGACGTGTCGCTGCGCTCCGGCCGCCGGGTCCTCGACGCGCTGCGGGCGGTAGGCGTGCAGGCCGAGCTGCGGGACGCCGACGTCGCGCTGCTGCCGGCGTTGACCGCCGACCCGCCCGACGCGGTGGTCATCGCGCTACACGGGGCCACCGGTGAGGACGGCTCACTACGGGGCGTCCTCGACCTCTGCGGCATCCCGTACGTCGGTTGTGACGCCCGCGCGGCCCGACTGGCCTGGGACAAGCCGTCGGCCAAGGCGGTGCTGCGCGAGGCCGGCATCCCCACCCCGGACTGGGTGGCGCTGCCCCACGACCGCTTCTCCGAGCTGGGCGCGGTGGCGGTGCTGGACCGGATCGTCGACCGGCTGGGGCTGCCGCTGATGGTGAAGCCCGCCCAGGGCGGTTCCGGGTTGGGCGCCGCAGTGGTCCGGGATTCCGCGTCGCTGCCCGCCGCGATGGTCGGTTGCTTCGCGTACGACTCCACGGCCCTGGTCGAGCGGTACGTCGCCGGGATGGACGTGGCGGTCTCCGTGGTCGACCTGGGTGACGGCCCGCAGGCGCTGCCGCCGGTGGAGATCGTGCCCCGCAACGGGGTGTACGACTACGCCGCCCGGTACACCGCCGGTCGGACCACCTGGCACGCGCCGGCCCGCCTCGACCCGGAGGTGGCCCGTACCGTCGCCGACGTGGCGCTGGCCGCCCACAACGCACTCGGTCTGCGCGACCTCTCCCGGGTCGATCTGATCGTCGACGCCAAGGGCCAACCCCACCTGCTCGAGGTCAACGTCTCCCCGGGGATGACCGAGACGTCGCTGCTGCCCCTGGCGGTCCAGGCCGGCGGCCTGGACTTCGGTCGGGTGCTCGGTTCCCTGGTGACCCGGGCCGCCAACCGCACCTGA
- a CDS encoding ParB/RepB/Spo0J family partition protein, with amino-acid sequence MKNRPRGGLGRGLGALIPTGPAQPAVVPAETHVAAVPVETGSHSGDPVGDARESTNGVVVSAEAVPASVADPQAAAPVEIEPVLSPVPGARFAEIPVDSIVPNPKQPRQVFDEEALEELKTSIEEVGFLQPIVVRQLDDEKYEIVMGERRWRAAQEVGRETIPAIVRDTRDDAMLRDALLENIHRANLNPLEEAAAYQQLLDEFGATHEELARRIGRSRPQISNTIRLLNLPAQVQRRVAAGVLSAGHARALLSLDEPEAQEQLALRIVAEGLSVRATEEIVALALSDGSATNAAPKRRTKPHAPALTDLADRLSDRFDTRVKVDIGRSKGKITIEFATVDDLERIVGIIGVEQQESAD; translated from the coding sequence ATGAAGAATCGTCCTCGTGGCGGATTGGGCCGTGGGCTCGGAGCACTCATTCCCACCGGGCCGGCGCAGCCCGCCGTCGTGCCCGCGGAGACCCACGTTGCTGCCGTGCCGGTGGAGACCGGTTCCCACTCCGGTGACCCGGTCGGGGACGCCCGGGAATCCACAAACGGTGTCGTCGTGAGCGCGGAGGCCGTTCCCGCGTCGGTGGCAGACCCGCAGGCGGCCGCGCCGGTCGAGATCGAGCCCGTACTGAGCCCGGTGCCGGGCGCCCGGTTCGCCGAGATCCCGGTCGACTCGATCGTGCCGAACCCCAAGCAGCCCCGTCAGGTCTTCGACGAGGAAGCGCTGGAGGAGTTGAAGACCTCGATCGAGGAGGTCGGCTTCCTCCAGCCGATCGTGGTACGCCAGCTCGACGACGAGAAGTACGAGATCGTCATGGGCGAGCGGCGCTGGCGGGCAGCCCAGGAGGTCGGCCGGGAGACGATTCCGGCGATCGTCCGGGACACCCGCGACGACGCCATGCTCCGGGACGCGCTCCTGGAGAATATCCACCGGGCGAACCTCAACCCGCTCGAAGAGGCCGCCGCCTACCAACAACTGCTGGACGAGTTCGGTGCCACGCACGAGGAGCTGGCCCGGCGGATCGGCCGGAGCCGGCCGCAGATCTCCAACACCATCCGATTGCTCAACCTGCCCGCCCAGGTCCAGCGCCGGGTCGCGGCCGGAGTGCTCTCGGCGGGGCACGCCCGGGCCCTGCTCAGCCTGGACGAGCCCGAGGCGCAGGAGCAGTTGGCGCTGCGGATCGTGGCCGAAGGCCTGTCGGTACGGGCGACCGAGGAGATCGTCGCCCTGGCCCTCAGTGACGGCTCGGCAACGAACGCGGCACCGAAGCGGCGCACCAAGCCACACGCGCCCGCCCTGACGGATCTGGCCGACCGGCTCTCGGACCGGTTCGACACCCGGGTAAAGGTGGACATCGGCCGGAGCAAGGGCAAGATCACGATCGAGTTCGCCACCGTCGACGACCTGGAACGGATCGTCGGCATCATCGGCGTCGAGCAGCAGGAGTCAGCGGACTGA